The following are encoded together in the Nitrospirota bacterium genome:
- a CDS encoding cytochrome c3 family protein, which translates to IVPRTLCLRCHWERDEKFPKAPDISKSRYHAKHVFIEKIECTKCHGYRTHKFSLEERYCLTCHKDKGFRPHGTTDKPHEKIPMGELPCLNCHTDRTSNLLPERKKCLFCHGDEKVRKELTSDNTIDVRHFRPSEETVKKAVKINVPDKAPMQFECRTCHNPHLRARPDWATCTVKCHTTVPYTGKHEIHLQMNLQCKNCHKPHGWKVTPEQAKKDCVTCHEYKDPKLFIK; encoded by the coding sequence CATCGTTCCCCGGACCCTCTGCCTGAGATGCCACTGGGAAAGGGACGAGAAGTTCCCCAAGGCCCCTGACATCAGCAAATCACGGTATCATGCAAAACACGTTTTCATCGAAAAGATCGAATGCACCAAATGCCATGGGTACAGAACTCACAAATTTTCTCTTGAAGAGCGGTATTGCCTGACCTGCCACAAAGACAAGGGGTTCCGTCCTCATGGAACGACAGACAAGCCCCATGAAAAAATACCGATGGGTGAACTACCCTGCCTGAACTGCCATACTGACCGCACATCCAACCTGCTGCCAGAGAGGAAGAAATGTCTCTTCTGTCATGGCGATGAAAAAGTCAGGAAGGAACTGACAAGCGATAATACGATTGACGTCAGGCATTTCAGACCGTCCGAGGAAACCGTCAAAAAGGCCGTCAAGATAAATGTCCCTGATAAGGCTCCTATGCAGTTCGAATGCAGGACATGCCATAACCCGCATCTGCGGGCCCGTCCTGACTGGGCAACCTGCACCGTCAAGTGCCACACAACGGTTCCATATACGGGCAAGCACGAAATTCACCTGCAGATGAACCTGCAGTGCAAGAATTGCCACAAACCTCACGGATGGAAAGTGACTCCGGAGCAGGCAAAGAAAGACTGCGTGACGTGCCACGAATATAAGGACCCAAAGCTTTTCATTAAATAA
- a CDS encoding cytochrome C, translated as MKSHVFRPLLVVIGLVVIVLIIRVFYVPKDFGIHERGYMYGWYREGNIEEWKTQVKVKYQGKEYCSGCHADKVQTIDKTPHAVIQCENCHGPANDAIADHPSEQRPKLTIDKTRGQCLRCHSKLHYPSSGRDKIRGIDPDKHNPDIECVMCHNPHKPSLEGLK; from the coding sequence ATGAAGAGTCATGTATTCAGACCGCTGTTGGTAGTAATCGGCCTCGTTGTCATTGTCCTTATCATCCGGGTTTTCTATGTTCCCAAGGATTTCGGTATCCATGAACGGGGATATATGTATGGGTGGTACAGGGAAGGCAACATCGAGGAATGGAAAACACAGGTTAAGGTCAAGTATCAGGGCAAGGAGTATTGCTCAGGTTGTCACGCTGACAAGGTTCAAACCATCGATAAGACCCCGCATGCTGTCATTCAGTGCGAAAACTGCCATGGGCCGGCAAACGATGCAATAGCCGATCACCCTTCTGAACAGCGACCGAAGCTCACCATCGATAAGACCCGGGGGCAGTGCCTCAGGTGTCACTCGAAGCTGCACTACCCGTCGAGCGGCCGTGACAAGATCAGGGGGATAGACCCTGACAAGCATAATCCTGATATCGAATGCGTCATGTGCCACAATCCTCATAAGCCAAGCCTGGAGGGATTGAAATGA
- a CDS encoding 4Fe-4S dicluster domain-containing protein — MNRRDFLKNTVKGVAGLGISAAAIEFLNPKDILANINKDTAKVRWAFLVNTYKCVGCGFCVKACKQENEIPYDANVTRTWVERYVITKDGKRYADTPKGARDGFITTKIEMGKDKFQEVKDEDIQKAFFVPKLCNQCENPPCVQVCPVGATYQAPDGVVLVDRTWCIGCGYCIMGCPYGVRFFHPKYHTAEKCNFCYHRITKGLKTACVQACPFGARQIGNIKDPNDPITKIILTERVGILKEEFGTKPQVFYIGLDREVK, encoded by the coding sequence ATGAACAGAAGAGATTTTCTGAAAAATACGGTAAAAGGTGTAGCAGGTCTCGGCATTTCAGCGGCAGCAATAGAGTTTCTAAACCCGAAAGATATTCTCGCCAATATTAATAAAGATACGGCTAAAGTCAGATGGGCCTTTCTCGTTAATACGTACAAGTGCGTTGGCTGCGGCTTCTGCGTAAAGGCCTGCAAACAGGAAAACGAGATTCCCTATGACGCCAATGTTACCAGGACCTGGGTCGAGCGCTATGTCATCACCAAGGATGGGAAGCGCTATGCTGATACGCCAAAGGGTGCGCGTGACGGCTTTATCACGACAAAGATCGAAATGGGAAAAGATAAGTTCCAGGAAGTAAAGGATGAAGACATTCAAAAGGCCTTCTTTGTCCCGAAGCTCTGCAACCAGTGCGAAAACCCTCCCTGTGTGCAGGTTTGCCCTGTAGGTGCCACGTATCAGGCCCCAGACGGTGTTGTACTTGTTGACAGGACATGGTGCATCGGCTGCGGGTACTGCATCATGGGATGTCCCTATGGCGTTCGCTTCTTCCATCCTAAATACCATACTGCCGAAAAATGCAATTTCTGCTATCACCGGATCACTAAGGGACTCAAAACAGCCTGTGTGCAGGCCTGCCCATTCGGCGCACGCCAGATCGGCAATATCAAGGACCCAAACGATCCTATCACAAAAATTATATTAACTGAGCGAGTCGGTATTCTGAAGGAAGAATTCGGCACAAAACCCCAGGTCTTTTATATAGGCCTTGACAGGGAGGTAAAATAA